Genomic segment of Sphingopyxis lindanitolerans:
ATGCCTCTGCGCTCTGCCGCCTGATGTCCGCCATCGATCTCTATATAGCGCGGCGGCTGGCGCGCCCCTTTCTCGCCACCGGCGCAATGGTCATTTTGCTGCTGAGCCTGGAGAACAGTCGGCGGCTGATGGGCTTGCTCGACAATGTCGAGCAGCCGGTCGCGGTCCTGATCAAGCTCATGGTCTATCTCGTTCCGGAATATCTCGGCATCGGCCTCCTGATCTCGGTGTTCGTGGCGGTGGCGGTTGCCTTTCGGAGTTTTGCCATCAGCGGCGAACTCGATATCTTTGCATCAATCGGTCTGTCGCCTGCACGGCTGCTCCGCGTTCCGCTGCTGTTGGCGCTTGCGGTTGCCATGCTGCATGCCGGACTACGCGCCTATGTCGAACCGGCTGGCGAGCAGCGGCTCGATGCGCTCGGTACATCGATTGCGATCGGCAACCTCGGCTTGTCGATCGCGCCGGGCGAGTTTCTTCGTCCTCGCCCCGACACGGTGTTTCACGTCGACGCCGTCGATCGGCGTACCGGCGAATTTCGGGGTCTTTTTCTTCGCAATCCGGACCTGACCGTCGCTGCCCGGGCCGGAAGGGTCATCAACGGCGGGCGCGGCGAGGTGCTGCTGCGGCTATCCGACGGCCATGTCATCGTCACCCGATCGGCCGGCCGGCTCGAAATTGCGTCCTTCAAAGCATTGAAGATGCCCGTCCAGCTGCTCGCCCCAAAGCTGGCCCGCGGGACGGCGCGCCATCGCAACGATCGCCTCATGCTGGGCGATCTGATCGGCGCCGCTGTCGGCGGACGAACGGGCGCCGGACGCAATGCGGCGCGCGCTGCCCTGGGCAGCCGGTTTGTCACCGCCGCCTTCATCATCCTCGTCCCCTTTTTCGGATTTGCGCTTGGCGTTCCCCCGAAGCGGTCGACGTCGGCGCTCGGACTTGGCGCCGGAATCCTTCTCATCGTCGGCTTCGTTCAGGCCGTCGTGGCCATCGAAGATAGCGCCCATGCGCTGGCTCCGCTTTTTCAGCTGATGATCGTCTTCGGCTTTGCCCTCGCGGCTCTCGCCTTGTTTCGCTTTCAGCGCAGCCAGGGTCCCGGCGCGATCGAGGCTGCGCTCCTCTCGGCGAGCCGGCCTGCGCGCCACCTGTCGCGCTGGATTCCGGTCGATCGTTTGATGATGCGGTTGCCGGCCGCGTGCCGGCCGGCGCCATCGGCCGCCTGAATGACCTTGCGCACCCACCGGGTCGGCCAATCGGGCGCGGCGCACTCGCCTTCGAAAGGCAAGACACGCGATCGCGCCCGTTTCGTTTGGCAGCGGGGCGCGCCGCTCTGGTGGAACCTGCTGCGCTTCGCGACACGAAACCGCAGCGATTGATGCGGTGTCAGGTCGGGGTCACTCTGGCCTGCGCTTGCGGAGCCCCATCGCGCGCCGCCTTGGCCTCGCGCCAGTCATAGACAGTCCAGCCGCGCCTGAGCGCCACATTAAGCAGCTTCTTCGACGGATTGACCGCAACGGCCTCGTCAGCCCATTCGAAGGTCGGAAGGTCCGACAGATCGTCCGAGAAAAAGCGGATATGGACCTTGGTGCGATCGATCTCCTGGCCGCGGAGCCAATGTTCCAGCATTCGCCGCTTGCTCTCGCCATAGCAATTCTCACCGGCGATCCGTGGCGTGAGATCGCGCCGGCGCCACATCGACGCGGTACCGACGACATCGGTGACGCCAAGCTGCGACGCGATTGCCTCAAGATAGAAGAGATGCGCCGCCGAGGCGATGACCACTCGCCGTCCGGCAGCGGTTTCGGCGGCGATGCTCGCAATAGCATCGGCATGGACATTGCGCGTGAGGCTGTGTTCGGCATAGGCGTCGGCAAGGTCAGTGACGGCGTCGAGGTCGACGGCGCCTCCGAGCATCAGACGGTGCATCGCCTGCTTGAGCTGCTTGCGCGTCAGAACCCCCGCTTTGTAAGCGGCCATGAGCGCGACGACCAGCGGCACGAAGATCAGCCGCCACGGGCTGCGCCTCCGCGCGGCAAAAAACAGGAACGGCGACCAGGTTCCGTGGATGGTGAGGGTGCGGTCGAGGTCGAAGACCGAAAGCGGACGGGACGATGGCATGAGCGTTTTCCTCCGCAGCGAGGACGCCACCAGAAGCTTTTTTCCGCACTTGATGCGGATATCGCGCCGCCGCGGCGTCATTCCCCCCATGCGGATCGCCTTTCTTTTCAACCACGACCAGATTCACCAGATGGCGCACAGTCTGCCGGTCGCCATAGCGCTGGCGCGAATGGGCAGCGGCGCTGATATCGTCATTGCGACGACCAGCGACCTTCTCGCGCGCGAAGCGCTCCGACTGATGGGCGGCGCGGTCCCGGCGGGCCTGCGTCTCGTCGCGCTCCGGCTG
This window contains:
- a CDS encoding LptF/LptG family permease, which encodes MSAIDLYIARRLARPFLATGAMVILLLSLENSRRLMGLLDNVEQPVAVLIKLMVYLVPEYLGIGLLISVFVAVAVAFRSFAISGELDIFASIGLSPARLLRVPLLLALAVAMLHAGLRAYVEPAGEQRLDALGTSIAIGNLGLSIAPGEFLRPRPDTVFHVDAVDRRTGEFRGLFLRNPDLTVAARAGRVINGGRGEVLLRLSDGHVIVTRSAGRLEIASFKALKMPVQLLAPKLARGTARHRNDRLMLGDLIGAAVGGRTGAGRNAARAALGSRFVTAAFIILVPFFGFALGVPPKRSTSALGLGAGILLIVGFVQAVVAIEDSAHALAPLFQLMIVFGFALAALALFRFQRSQGPGAIEAALLSASRPARHLSRWIPVDRLMMRLPAACRPAPSAA
- a CDS encoding HAD family hydrolase, with the translated sequence MPSSRPLSVFDLDRTLTIHGTWSPFLFFAARRRSPWRLIFVPLVVALMAAYKAGVLTRKQLKQAMHRLMLGGAVDLDAVTDLADAYAEHSLTRNVHADAIASIAAETAAGRRVVIASAAHLFYLEAIASQLGVTDVVGTASMWRRRDLTPRIAGENCYGESKRRMLEHWLRGQEIDRTKVHIRFFSDDLSDLPTFEWADEAVAVNPSKKLLNVALRRGWTVYDWREAKAARDGAPQAQARVTPT